Proteins encoded in a region of the Micropterus dolomieu isolate WLL.071019.BEF.003 ecotype Adirondacks linkage group LG09, ASM2129224v1, whole genome shotgun sequence genome:
- the tmem200b gene encoding transmembrane protein 200A encodes MKTQKARGVTTASPFCHQKSHFNLRGRNKKDRVVQGKLRIRSLPGVFLVVGVIVVVVGTALAVAGYWPYRISRSSILGAAEGESISDSQTSGWSLGAKGLLSTASLIHSERMKLLGPVIMGVGLFILICANTVLYENRDRETQMLLAQMRSVICSVSAAVPSADLKEIATANSMAKHYQWVSSLPAAHVSILCLQQLASSEPLLQTTHSRDQEDSVMGIYQQAVLQTEDHHHQESEPPPCFHSKSISRNSSQTDFNAQAGTEHKDKPNNCLVSASSISLGLDKVDILTAQPRRCHSMSYRTNPYIALTVVLLEEGLHALGEEGQINQPLVTRREASSQVCINIPRQFMGAVEQTHRSWPRLDQCSGRRYLRLENKEDSADKLLDQLEQQCTQWDKSFGSGPFQ; translated from the coding sequence ATGAAGACCCAGAAGGCCCGAGGTGTTACAACAGCTTCACCTTTCTGCCATCAAAAGTCTCACTTCAACTTACGAGGCAGAAACAAGAAAGACAGAGTTGTCCAAGGCAAGCTTCGCATCCGCTCCCTGCCTGGAGTTTTCCTGGTGGTGGGAGTTATCGTGGTGGTTGTTGGCACAGCTCTGGCTGTGGCGGGATACTGGCCCTACCGGATATCAAGATCATCCATCTTGGGAGCTGCAGAGGGGGAAAGTATCTCTGACTCGCAGACATCTGGCTGGAGTCTGGGAGCTAAGGGCCTCCTATCTACAGCCAGCCTGATCCACAGTGAACGGATGAAGCTCTTGGGACCTGTAATCATGGGGGTGGGACTCTTCATTCTCATATGTGCCAACACAGTCCTGTACGAGAACCGGGACAGAGAGACTCAGATGCTGCTGGCTCAGATGCGTAGTGTAATCTGTTCAGTGTCTGCAGCTGTGCCCTCAGCGGACCTTAAAGAAATAGCAACAGCCAACTCGATGGCAAAACACTACCAGTGGGTAAGCAGCTTACCAGCGGCCCATGTCAGCATCCTCTGTTTGCAgcagctggccagctctgagccCTTGCTCCAGACCACACACTCCAGAGACCAGGAGGACAGCGTGATGGGCATCTACCAGCAAGCTGTTCTCCAGACAGAAGACCACCACCACCAGGAGTCAGAGCCTCCACCTTGCTTCCACTCCAAATCCATCTCACGTAATTCCAGTCAGACAGACTTTAATGCACAGGCTGGTACTGAGCACAAGGACAAGCCCAACAACTGCCTAGTGTCTGCCAGCTCCATATCCCTAGGGTTGGACAAGGTGGATATCCTGACTGCCCAGCCGAGGCGCTGCCACAGTATGAGCTACAGGACTAACCCTTACATAGCACTAACTGTTGTGCTTCTTGAGGAAGGACTCCACGCCCTCGGAGAGGAGGGTCAAATAAATCAGCCGCTAGTCACAAGGAGAGAAGCTAGTTCACAGGTTTGCATAAACATCCCCAGGCAGTTTATGGGTGCAGTTGAGCAAACTCACAGAAGCTGGCCTCGGCTAGACCAGTGCAGTGGGAGACGATACCTGAGACTTGAGAACAAAGAGGACTCAGCGGACAAACTGCTGGATCAGTTAGAGCAGCAGTGTACTCAGTGGGATAAGAGTTTTGGCTCTGGGCCTTTCCAGTGA